ATATATGATACTGATACCTAGGCAGTACAGGTCGATAAAGCGGTCATAGCTGTTTTCTCCGATGCTGGCTTACGGTAAGCGCAGTCGGCACGCTGGACCACTGAAATTACATTTGGTAGAGGAACTCACAAACAGTTGCACATGCTGTTCTTACAGTGTTTTTATACCGACAGTCCAACTATCACCGTAACTGATCAACTGTGGCTCCTAACCTATACAGAAACAAGAGGTCAGTGATATACTACCATCGTCAAGTGCCTACAGGTGTACATCAATTCGAATACCAACCCGACTTTCTGAAAGGTGAGCAGGTTTTATTCACCCCAAATGTCCTTTCCGGGAATATAATCTCAACGCATTCGAGGGCGACATCGTCATCCCGACGAACACCACGATACCCTCGGAGACGAACTGCGCGCCATTGTCTGCGACTATAGTCCGAAATTAGATAGATTTACCGAAGACGCGACTGAATTACTCGGCAAGAACCACCGAAAGAAGGACCAACCCACGAACCTGAGTTTGAGAAGCCATGACCAATTACCGAGGACTGGAAGAGATTCTCGGATTGATTTTAGGTGAAGATTTTACAGCAGCCTGTCTTGCGTTAATCTTCCCTGATACTGAATTAATCTTGTTGCTATCCCGATCCTGACGATATACACCGCCGCCTATCGGTCTGGAATTTGACTTGACTACTCGAGATCGGCAGCCACGATGATCTAGCCGAGACAGCTGCGAGTCTACTGCGCGAGATAGAGATACATAAAATGACTGAAAACATGTAAGCGGGAAAATATAGCTATCTTTCTCTAAGCTGATTCATAACAGAGGAACTGGAATTTTCCTCGGAACCTAATAATATATGTACTATCATCGGCTTGTCTCAGGTAATAATGTCTGACGAAAACGATATTGGTGTTTTGTACATCGCAACGGGAGAGCAATACATCAAAGAAGCTGAAATATCCGTACAATCGCTTAAACGCCATAATGATATCCCTGCAGCAATTCGGACAGACAACTTAGAAGAAGTTAATGAAAATCTTTTTGAGATAATATTACCAGCAAGAAGGACTGATGGAGATTTCGGAGATTCGATTATATCAATTGAGGATACACCATTTCAAAGAACAATATTTCTTGATTCAGATACATATGTTTGCGATAACATTAATGGTTTAATCGATGCCTTAGACCGATTTGATCTACTCGCCGCACACAACCCAGGGAGTCGGAACTCAAAAAAGCGCGGTGGGTATATTGCAGATGCACCAGACACCTTCCCCCTATATAATACTGGTGTAATGTCATTTAAATCAAATAAGAAGGTTAAATCATTATTTAATGATTGGGAGAAAATATATGAGAAGAACAAAAAAGAAATAAAATTGAACCTAAACCAACCAGCGTTCAGGGAAGCCTTGTACAAGAGTGATGTCGCAATTGGGACGATCCCCTCAGAATATAATCTAAGAGTGCATGACCAAGGGTCAGTTGGATTTGCATCCGATAAAGTCCGGATTGTACACGGTAGGCATCCGATGGGACTAGACGTGATTGCCGATCATCTCAACAAAAAAACCGGTATGAGAGTATACACGTCGAAAAAATGGCCGATCGAAGTTATTGGACGTCGGCCATCCTACCGATTTATAGTCAATTCATTTATTAGAGAAGAGGGGAATGAAGGTGGACTGCGAGAACGATTTGAACGGTCTGTGAGAGAAAAAGGGCTAGTCAAGACTCTTTGGGAAGCCTTTAAGTGGAAGTCAAACTCGGGATGAGACGAAATTCCGTTACGGTAGCGGTCTACAATGTTGGATATAGTATTAATTCTAGCCTGGTATTTTCCGATCAAATACGGATCAGTCATACATCAGACTGCGCCTGCTCAGGACACGTC
This portion of the Halopiger aswanensis genome encodes:
- a CDS encoding putative nucleotide-diphospho-sugar transferase, with protein sequence MSDENDIGVLYIATGEQYIKEAEISVQSLKRHNDIPAAIRTDNLEEVNENLFEIILPARRTDGDFGDSIISIEDTPFQRTIFLDSDTYVCDNINGLIDALDRFDLLAAHNPGSRNSKKRGGYIADAPDTFPLYNTGVMSFKSNKKVKSLFNDWEKIYEKNKKEIKLNLNQPAFREALYKSDVAIGTIPSEYNLRVHDQGSVGFASDKVRIVHGRHPMGLDVIADHLNKKTGMRVYTSKKWPIEVIGRRPSYRFIVNSFIREEGNEGGLRERFERSVREKGLVKTLWEAFKWKSNSG